A window from Schistosoma haematobium chromosome 3, whole genome shotgun sequence encodes these proteins:
- the PPP4C_1 gene encoding Serine/threonine-protein phosphatase 4 catalytic subunit (EggNog:ENOG410V79J~COG:T), which produces MVYGFYEECLRKYGSAMVWRQCTEIFDYLCLSAIIDGRIFCVHGGLSPTITTLDQIRTIDRKQEVPHDGPMCDLLWSDPEETAGWGVSPRGAGYLFGSDVVANFNQLNRIDFICRAHQLVMEGYRWHFHESVLTVWSAPNYCYRCGNVAAILRLNERLDKEFSIFEAAPQDVRSIPARRPIPDYFL; this is translated from the exons ATGGTTTATGGATTTTACGAAGAATGCTTGAGAAAGTACGGCTCAGCGATGGTCTGGCGACAATGCACTGAGATATTTGATTATCTATGCCTTTCTGCCATTATCGACGGAAGG ATATTTTGTGTTCATGGAGGCCTATCGCCTACAATTACAACATTGGATCAAATCCGTACCATTGATCGTAAACAGGAAGTCCCACATGATGGTCCAATGTGCGATCTTTTATGGTCAGATCCAGAAGAGACTGCTGGTTGGGGAGTGAGCCCTAGAGGTGCCGGCTATTTATTTGGTTCTGACGTTGTAGCTAATTTTAACCAA TTGAATCGGATCGATTTCATTTGTCGTGCACATCAATTAGTTATGGAAGGTTATCGTTGGCATTTTCATGAAAGTGTTCTTACTGTATGGTCTGCTCCAAATTATTGTTATCGTTGTGGTAATGTTGCCGCTATTTTACGTTTAAATGAAAGATTAGACAAGGAATTTTCCATATTTGAAGCCGCACCACAG
- the PPP4C_1 gene encoding Serine/threonine-protein phosphatase 4 catalytic subunit, variant 2 (EggNog:ENOG410V79J~COG:T), giving the protein MSGQSDLDRQIEQLRACKLITEDEVKALCAKAREILIEESNVQCVDSPVTVCGDIHGQFYDLIELFKVGGDVPDTNYLFLGDFVDRGYHSVETFLLLLALKVRYPDRITLIRGNHESRQITMVYGFYEECLRKYGSAMVWRQCTEIFDYLCLSAIIDGRIFCVHGGLSPTITTLDQIRTIDRKQEVPHDGPMCDLLWSDPEETAGWGVSPRGAGYLFGSDVVANFNQLNRIDFICRAHQLVMEGYRWHFHESVLTVWSAPNYCYRCGNVAAILRLNERLDKEFSIFEAAPQDVRSIPARRPIPDYFL; this is encoded by the exons ATGTCTGGTCAGAGTGATCTTGATCGTCAAATCGAACAATTAAGGGCATGTAAACTTATTACGGAAGACGAAGTTAAAGCGCTGTGTGCAAAAGCAAGAGAGATCCTTATTGAAGAAAGCAATGTGCAATGTGTAGATTCTCCAGTAACA GTATGTGGTGATATTCATGGACAGTTCTACGATTTAATCGAGTTGTTCAAGGTTGGCGGAGATGTACCGGACACTAACTATCTCTTCCTTGGTGACTTTGTTGACCGCGGATATCACAGCGTCGAAACATTCCTTCTTCTCCTCGCGCTGAAG GTCAGGTATCCAGACAGAATCACACTCATACGAGGCAACCATGAAAGTCGGCAGATAACAATGGTTTATGGATTTTACGAAGAATGCTTGAGAAAGTACGGCTCAGCGATGGTCTGGCGACAATGCACTGAGATATTTGATTATCTATGCCTTTCTGCCATTATCGACGGAAGG ATATTTTGTGTTCATGGAGGCCTATCGCCTACAATTACAACATTGGATCAAATCCGTACCATTGATCGTAAACAGGAAGTCCCACATGATGGTCCAATGTGCGATCTTTTATGGTCAGATCCAGAAGAGACTGCTGGTTGGGGAGTGAGCCCTAGAGGTGCCGGCTATTTATTTGGTTCTGACGTTGTAGCTAATTTTAACCAA TTGAATCGGATCGATTTCATTTGTCGTGCACATCAATTAGTTATGGAAGGTTATCGTTGGCATTTTCATGAAAGTGTTCTTACTGTATGGTCTGCTCCAAATTATTGTTATCGTTGTGGTAATGTTGCCGCTATTTTACGTTTAAATGAAAGATTAGACAAGGAATTTTCCATATTTGAAGCCGCACCACAG